Proteins encoded by one window of Arachis ipaensis cultivar K30076 chromosome B04, Araip1.1, whole genome shotgun sequence:
- the LOC107639232 gene encoding pollen-specific protein SF21-like isoform X1 — MNGRHKVEKKELLQLGAPEIVPDYPILSVDDLADQIAEVLNFFGLSAVMCMGVAAGAYILTLFAMKYRQRVLGLILVSPLCKEPSWTE, encoded by the exons ATGAATGGCAGGCACAAGGTTGAGAAAAAAG AGTTGTTGCAGTTGGGAGCTCCTGAGATTGTTCCAGATTATCCAATTCTTTCTGTTGACGACCTAGCAGATCAAATAGCCGAGGTTCTCAACTTTTTTGG TCTTAGTGCAGTAATGTGCATGGGAGTAGCTGCCGGGGCTTACATTCTTACCTTATTTGCT ATGAAGTATAGACAACGTGTACTTGGTTTGATACTTGTTTCACCTCTATGCAAAGAACCATCTTGGACTGAGTGA
- the LOC107639232 gene encoding pollen-specific protein SF21-like isoform X2: protein MAGTRLRKKLGAPEIVPDYPILSVDDLADQIAEVLNFFGLSAVMCMGVAAGAYILTLFAMKYRQRVLGLILVSPLCKEPSWTE from the exons ATGGCAGGCACAAGGTTGAGAAAAAAG TTGGGAGCTCCTGAGATTGTTCCAGATTATCCAATTCTTTCTGTTGACGACCTAGCAGATCAAATAGCCGAGGTTCTCAACTTTTTTGG TCTTAGTGCAGTAATGTGCATGGGAGTAGCTGCCGGGGCTTACATTCTTACCTTATTTGCT ATGAAGTATAGACAACGTGTACTTGGTTTGATACTTGTTTCACCTCTATGCAAAGAACCATCTTGGACTGAGTGA
- the LOC110270608 gene encoding CBL-interacting serine/threonine-protein kinase 11-like, translating into MGTSLVSNVKREVSIMSKLNHPNIVKLHEVLATKTKINFVLEFIKGGELFAKVSKGRFSEDLARKYFQQLISTVGYCHSRGVFHRDLKPENLLLDENENLKVSDFGLSVVKDQVSPKIL; encoded by the coding sequence ATGGGAACGTCGCTGGTTTCGAACGTGAAGCGCGAGGTTTCGATCATGAGCAAGCTCAACCACCCGAACATCGTGAAGCTGCACGAGGTGCTGGCGACGAAGACCAAGATCAATTTCGTGTTGGAGTTCATTAAAGGCGGTGAGTTATTTGCTAAGGTTTCGAAAGGGAGGTTCAGCGAGGATCTCGCCCGCAAGTATTTCCAGCAGCTTATCTCCACCGTAGGGTACTGCCACTCGCGCGGCGTTTTCCACCGTGATTTGAAGCCGGAAAATCTCTTGCTTGATGAGAATGAGAATCTCAAGGTCTCCGATTTTGGACTCAGTGTCGTCAAAGACCAGGTCAGCCCCAAAATACTATAA